One Sinorhizobium mexicanum genomic region harbors:
- a CDS encoding YqaA family protein produces MLRSLYDWTMSLAGKGSSERWLAAIAFVESSIFLVPADVLFVPMALARRDRVWRYALVASVASVLGGIAGWLLGYYAFEAVARPILEFYGKLDTFNHLSQSVDFSTIILLLITSGFAHLPPIKVVTILSGVAHVNIWLFAIAATLARGSRFMLLAWLLQRYGESVRDFVERRLTQLATAACMTAFFAFVAYRYIAH; encoded by the coding sequence ATGCTCCGATCCTTATACGACTGGACGATGTCTCTTGCCGGGAAGGGCTCATCGGAAAGATGGCTCGCGGCCATTGCCTTTGTCGAAAGCTCCATCTTTCTCGTGCCGGCCGACGTTCTTTTTGTGCCGATGGCGCTGGCAAGGCGTGACCGGGTTTGGCGCTACGCGCTTGTCGCCTCGGTTGCGTCCGTGCTCGGCGGCATCGCCGGCTGGCTTCTCGGATATTACGCGTTCGAAGCTGTCGCCCGGCCGATACTGGAATTTTACGGGAAGCTCGACACTTTCAATCACCTCAGTCAGTCCGTCGATTTCTCGACGATCATACTGCTCCTGATTACCTCGGGCTTCGCGCACCTGCCGCCGATCAAGGTCGTGACCATTCTGTCTGGCGTCGCGCACGTGAATATCTGGTTGTTCGCGATTGCCGCCACGCTCGCACGGGGATCGCGATTCATGCTGCTAGCCTGGCTTTTGCAGCGCTACGGCGAGTCGGTGCGCGATTTTGTAGAGCGGCGGCTGACGCAGCTCGCGACCGCCGCTTGCATGACGGCTTTCTTCGCCTTCGTCGCCTATCGCTACATCGCTCATTAG
- a CDS encoding sulfite exporter TauE/SafE family protein has translation MAVPAAPELTAATILVAFAGVFLICFMKGAFGGGFSIVGIPLLSMVMDPVTAGGLLAPLLVAMDLFALRYWKPSTWSKPDLLLLLPGLVIGVGLGYLMFRLLDHRAIAIMMAATTLIFVGLWLAGGGKETIRPRSSPKAIAAGLTSGITTMVAHSGGPPLAMYLLPLGLSKEVYAGTTSMFFTVGNATKAVPWLLLVRPAGNDWTLMAACLIAIPAGVWLGWRLHGRLDQRQLYRACYGLLVVTALKLLWDGVSGYLA, from the coding sequence ATGGCCGTCCCCGCTGCGCCGGAGCTCACCGCAGCCACGATCCTTGTTGCTTTTGCCGGCGTATTCCTGATCTGCTTCATGAAGGGCGCATTCGGGGGCGGGTTCTCGATCGTCGGCATTCCGCTGTTGTCGATGGTGATGGACCCGGTAACGGCGGGCGGCCTTCTCGCGCCATTGCTCGTTGCGATGGACCTGTTCGCACTGCGCTACTGGAAGCCGTCGACATGGTCGAAGCCGGACCTCTTGCTGCTGTTGCCGGGGCTCGTGATCGGCGTCGGGCTCGGCTATCTCATGTTCCGCCTTCTGGACCACCGCGCGATTGCGATCATGATGGCGGCGACCACTCTGATCTTTGTCGGCCTATGGCTTGCGGGAGGCGGGAAGGAGACAATCCGCCCGCGTTCGTCGCCGAAGGCGATCGCCGCCGGTCTCACGTCGGGCATCACCACCATGGTGGCGCATTCGGGCGGGCCGCCACTTGCGATGTACCTGCTGCCGCTCGGCCTCAGCAAGGAAGTCTATGCGGGAACGACGAGCATGTTCTTCACGGTCGGCAACGCAACCAAGGCGGTGCCGTGGCTGCTGCTCGTGAGACCGGCGGGCAACGACTGGACCCTGATGGCGGCCTGCCTCATCGCCATTCCTGCCGGCGTATGGCTTGGCTGGCGGCTTCACGGAAGGCTGGACCAACGCCAGCTTTACCGGGCGTGCTACGGATTGCTGGTCGTGACGGCGTTGAAATTATTGTGGGACGGCGTTTCCGGCTATCTCGCGTGA
- a CDS encoding DUF1127 domain-containing protein, with protein MSATLSTIDPSQGSRLIFSVCRESIARHFVRRAALKALREFDDDALRDIGLARSEIEAAVYGFMTSPKRART; from the coding sequence ATGTCCGCAACCTTGTCCACCATCGACCCGTCGCAGGGGAGTCGCCTGATTTTCAGCGTCTGTAGGGAGAGCATCGCTCGCCATTTCGTCCGCCGCGCCGCCTTGAAAGCCCTTCGCGAGTTCGATGATGACGCACTACGCGATATCGGGCTCGCACGTTCCGAAATTGAGGCGGCGGTTTATGGCTTCATGACCTCTCCCAAGCGGGCGAGGACATGA
- a CDS encoding PLP-dependent aminotransferase family protein, whose product MPKSDYLKLADTIAAEIANGALKPGDRLPPQRSFAYERKIAVSTASRVYAELLRRGLVVGEVGRGTFVSGDARRGAAAPGEPRGIRIDLEFNYPMLPDQTALIAKSLVGLENPAGLDAALRQATSIGTPSVRSVAAAYLSQGAWSPSPDQLVFTGNGRQSIAAALASVVPTGGRCGVEALTYPFIKGIAARLGISLVPLAMDELGVRPDAVEEAHREAHLSAIYIQPAVQNPLGMTMTPARRADLLRVVERLNLPVIEDNVYGFLDNEPPLAALAPESSIVIDSLSKRVAPGLTLGFIVPPQRLRESVMASVRSGGWTASGFAFAAAERMMGDGIIAELSRQKRLDAGARQKLAADRLSAFEIRANENSYHLWLTLPAHWRSQTFVAAAAKRDIALTPSTTFAVTPGHAPNAVRLALASPTMDQLDAGLQTLAAMLNAREYDFESTE is encoded by the coding sequence ATGCCGAAGTCGGACTATCTCAAACTTGCCGACACCATCGCCGCGGAAATTGCCAACGGGGCTCTGAAGCCCGGCGACCGCTTGCCTCCGCAGCGCAGCTTTGCCTATGAGCGCAAGATCGCGGTCTCGACGGCGAGCCGCGTCTATGCCGAGCTGTTGCGCCGCGGCCTTGTCGTCGGCGAGGTAGGCAGGGGCACGTTCGTCTCGGGCGATGCCAGGCGCGGCGCGGCAGCGCCCGGTGAGCCGCGCGGCATCCGGATCGATCTCGAGTTCAATTACCCGATGCTCCCCGATCAAACCGCGCTCATCGCAAAAAGCCTGGTTGGCCTGGAAAATCCCGCAGGGCTCGATGCCGCCTTGAGACAGGCGACCAGCATCGGCACCCCGTCAGTCAGAAGCGTCGCAGCCGCTTACCTGTCACAAGGTGCATGGTCCCCTTCCCCGGACCAGCTCGTCTTCACCGGCAACGGACGGCAAAGCATCGCTGCAGCGCTCGCCTCGGTCGTTCCCACGGGCGGCCGATGCGGCGTGGAGGCGCTGACCTACCCCTTCATCAAGGGGATCGCCGCGCGGCTCGGCATTTCGCTCGTGCCGCTGGCGATGGACGAACTTGGCGTACGGCCCGACGCAGTGGAAGAGGCACACCGCGAGGCACATCTCTCAGCCATCTACATTCAGCCGGCGGTCCAAAATCCCTTGGGGATGACGATGACGCCGGCGCGCAGGGCCGATCTTTTGCGCGTCGTCGAAAGGCTCAATCTTCCGGTAATCGAGGACAATGTCTATGGCTTCCTCGACAATGAGCCGCCGCTTGCTGCACTCGCGCCGGAGTCCTCGATTGTCATCGACAGTCTCTCCAAGAGGGTTGCTCCCGGCCTGACGCTGGGCTTCATCGTGCCGCCGCAGCGGCTGCGTGAAAGCGTGATGGCTTCAGTCCGTTCCGGCGGATGGACCGCCTCGGGATTTGCGTTTGCGGCGGCTGAACGGATGATGGGCGACGGCATCATTGCCGAGCTTTCGCGGCAGAAGCGCCTCGATGCGGGCGCGCGTCAGAAACTGGCGGCCGATCGTCTCTCGGCTTTCGAAATCCGGGCGAACGAGAACTCCTATCATCTGTGGTTGACGCTGCCGGCGCACTGGCGCTCGCAAACCTTCGTCGCGGCCGCCGCCAAGCGCGACATTGCCTTGACGCCCTCCACCACCTTCGCCGTCACACCCGGCCATGCACCGAACGCCGTAAGGCTGGCGCTGGCGTCCCCGACGATGGATCAACTCGACGCTGGCCTGCAGACGCTGGCCGCGATGCTGAATGCCAGGGAGTACGATTTCGAATCGACCGAATGA
- a CDS encoding VOC family protein, which translates to MSKNTICLWFDKDAEDAARFYAQVFPDSRVTAVHRAPSDYPSGKEGDVLTVEMTVAGVPCLGLNGGPMFKHNEAFSFQIATDDQEETDRYWNAIVGNGGQESACGWCKDKWGISWQITPRVLTEAMAAGGAEAKRAFDAMMEMGKIDVAAIEAARRG; encoded by the coding sequence ATGTCGAAGAATACGATTTGCCTCTGGTTCGACAAGGACGCCGAGGATGCCGCTCGCTTCTACGCACAGGTCTTTCCCGACAGCAGGGTGACTGCCGTGCACCGTGCACCGAGCGACTACCCCTCTGGCAAGGAGGGCGACGTGCTGACGGTCGAAATGACGGTTGCGGGCGTTCCTTGCCTCGGTCTCAACGGGGGGCCCATGTTCAAGCATAACGAAGCCTTCTCGTTCCAGATCGCCACCGACGATCAGGAGGAGACCGACCGCTACTGGAATGCCATCGTCGGCAACGGCGGCCAGGAGAGCGCGTGCGGCTGGTGCAAGGACAAGTGGGGGATTTCCTGGCAGATCACGCCGCGCGTGCTGACTGAAGCGATGGCGGCCGGCGGCGCCGAGGCAAAGCGCGCGTTCGATGCCATGATGGAGATGGGGAAAATCGACGTCGCCGCGATCGAAGCGGCGCGGCGCGGCTGA
- a CDS encoding glutathione S-transferase family protein produces MTITITAFERSPDRGRGLARDMRVRWALEEVGQPYEVRLLSFKAMKEPAHLALQPFGQIPTYEEGDLALFESGAIVLHIGERHGGLLPDDANARARAIAWMFAALNTVEPPIFDRALATILERDEPWYDERLRFLEDSIRKRLAHLSRRLGDADWLDGAFSAGDLLMVTVLLRLKGSDMLDEHPNLSAYVARGEARPAYKRAFDAQLAVFTAASST; encoded by the coding sequence ATGACCATCACCATTACCGCCTTTGAACGGTCGCCCGACCGCGGCAGGGGCTTGGCGCGCGACATGCGCGTTCGCTGGGCGCTCGAAGAAGTGGGCCAGCCTTACGAGGTTCGTCTTCTCTCATTCAAGGCGATGAAGGAACCCGCCCATCTCGCGCTTCAACCTTTCGGCCAGATTCCGACCTACGAAGAAGGCGATCTCGCTTTGTTCGAGTCCGGGGCGATCGTGCTCCATATCGGAGAGCGCCATGGCGGCCTGCTGCCGGACGATGCGAATGCCCGGGCACGCGCGATCGCGTGGATGTTTGCCGCGCTCAACACGGTGGAGCCGCCGATCTTCGATCGCGCCCTCGCCACGATCCTCGAGCGCGACGAGCCCTGGTACGATGAGCGCCTGCGTTTCCTCGAGGACAGCATCCGCAAAAGGCTGGCCCACCTTTCCCGCCGCCTCGGCGATGCCGACTGGCTCGACGGCGCGTTCAGCGCCGGTGACCTGCTGATGGTGACGGTGCTGCTCAGGTTGAAGGGATCGGATATGCTGGACGAACATCCGAACCTTTCCGCCTATGTCGCGCGCGGCGAAGCGCGGCCCGCCTACAAGCGTGCTTTCGACGCTCAACTGGCGGTTTTCACCGCCGCTTCGAGCACGTGA
- the alc gene encoding allantoicase, whose product MTIVLTAQESMADTYAVPERQEDFASEVDLASRWLGGSVLAASDESFGEKENLLVPTPAAFVPGNYGHRGEIVDGWETKRRREPGHDWVLVRLGAAGTITAVDVDTSFFTGNFPATCRIEACGVEGYPSPRELQDAEVEWIEIVPRSALKGDGHNRFDVSDGRRFTHVRLSAFPDGGIARLRVFGRVVIDPRTIDGITIDLASQDHGGQVVTSSDGFYTSASMLNRPDKARNMGDGWETRRRRDGGPDHALFRLAMRGTIRKIEIDTAHFKYNASAEVALFGANTETMPAADAPEWRPLLARTRLQPDTRHVFEAADAFPCSFVRLDAFPDGGISRVRLWGEVVPSERKAAGYRWFNALPSKQALAVLAEAGAADEAARRIANARPMSPDAGIIADPTLAKLAKMLEGSNGEFS is encoded by the coding sequence ATGACCATTGTCCTCACAGCGCAGGAGTCGATGGCAGACACATACGCCGTTCCCGAGCGGCAGGAAGACTTCGCCTCCGAGGTTGATCTGGCGTCACGCTGGCTTGGTGGGAGCGTCCTTGCCGCGAGCGACGAGTCCTTTGGCGAAAAGGAGAACCTGCTTGTGCCCACCCCGGCCGCCTTCGTACCAGGCAACTATGGCCATCGTGGCGAGATTGTCGACGGCTGGGAGACGAAACGCCGTCGCGAGCCCGGTCACGATTGGGTACTTGTCCGGCTCGGAGCGGCAGGAACAATCACCGCGGTCGATGTCGATACAAGCTTCTTCACGGGCAATTTCCCGGCGACATGCCGGATCGAAGCCTGCGGTGTCGAGGGTTATCCGAGCCCGAGGGAGTTGCAGGACGCGGAAGTGGAATGGATCGAGATTGTGCCGCGCTCAGCCCTCAAGGGTGACGGGCACAATCGCTTCGACGTGAGCGACGGGCGCCGTTTCACACACGTTCGCCTGTCCGCTTTCCCCGACGGCGGCATTGCCAGGTTGCGCGTCTTCGGGCGCGTCGTCATCGATCCTCGTACGATCGACGGCATCACCATCGATCTTGCGAGCCAGGATCACGGCGGCCAGGTCGTCACGAGCAGCGATGGATTTTATACCTCCGCGTCGATGCTCAATCGGCCCGATAAGGCGCGAAACATGGGGGATGGCTGGGAAACCCGCCGTCGTCGCGATGGCGGTCCGGACCACGCGTTGTTCCGCCTCGCCATGCGCGGCACCATCCGCAAGATCGAGATCGACACGGCACACTTCAAATACAATGCCTCGGCTGAGGTTGCTCTGTTCGGCGCAAACACGGAAACCATGCCGGCGGCCGACGCACCCGAGTGGAGACCTCTTCTGGCGCGCACTCGCTTGCAGCCCGATACCCGCCACGTCTTTGAGGCGGCTGACGCTTTTCCGTGCTCATTCGTCAGGTTGGACGCGTTTCCGGATGGCGGCATCTCGCGAGTGCGCCTGTGGGGTGAGGTCGTCCCCTCTGAGCGCAAAGCTGCTGGCTACCGTTGGTTCAATGCGTTGCCAAGCAAGCAAGCCTTGGCTGTTCTTGCCGAAGCGGGCGCCGCGGACGAGGCTGCGCGCCGTATCGCGAACGCCCGCCCGATGTCGCCGGACGCCGGCATCATAGCCGACCCTACGTTGGCGAAGCTCGCGAAAATGTTGGAAGGAAGCAATGGGGAATTCTCCTGA
- a CDS encoding aspartate/glutamate racemase family protein, which yields MKILVVNVNTSQSMSDVIDAAAKGSASPGTEIVTLTPFFGAEAVDCNFESYLSAVAVMDRVLAYDEPYDAVVMAGFGEHGRDGLQELIDQPVIEICEASAHVAMMIGRSYSVVTTLQRSVPPIEDRLRTGGLWDRCASVRANGMTTLEVDNDPEAATRSIVEEARKAVEQDHAEVICLGCAGMAGLEDAITSELGVPVIDGVAAAVKLAEAVVGLKLKTSKISTYATPEPKKITGWPLSEELGLRPKAGYLRNKVRAGGAQ from the coding sequence ATGAAAATCCTCGTCGTTAATGTGAACACAAGCCAGTCGATGTCGGACGTCATCGACGCCGCAGCCAAAGGCAGCGCTTCGCCCGGCACGGAAATCGTAACGCTCACGCCGTTCTTCGGCGCGGAAGCGGTGGACTGCAATTTCGAAAGCTATCTTTCCGCGGTCGCCGTGATGGACCGTGTGCTTGCCTATGACGAGCCTTATGACGCGGTCGTGATGGCCGGCTTCGGCGAGCACGGACGAGACGGCCTGCAGGAGTTGATCGATCAACCGGTGATCGAAATCTGTGAAGCCTCCGCTCATGTAGCCATGATGATCGGCCGCAGCTATTCGGTGGTCACCACTTTGCAGCGCTCGGTTCCACCGATCGAGGACCGGCTGCGGACGGGCGGCCTTTGGGACCGTTGCGCCTCCGTTCGCGCCAATGGGATGACCACGCTCGAAGTAGACAATGATCCTGAAGCCGCGACGCGATCGATCGTCGAGGAAGCGCGCAAGGCGGTCGAACAGGATCATGCCGAAGTCATTTGTCTCGGATGCGCCGGTATGGCGGGTCTGGAAGACGCAATCACGTCCGAATTGGGCGTGCCGGTCATAGATGGCGTGGCTGCCGCAGTAAAACTCGCCGAAGCGGTGGTCGGGCTGAAGCTCAAGACGAGCAAGATTTCGACCTACGCGACGCCGGAACCGAAAAAAATAACCGGGTGGCCGCTTTCTGAAGAGCTCGGCCTGCGCCCAAAAGCCGGTTATTTGCGAAACAAAGTCCGCGCGGGAGGTGCGCAATGA
- the allB gene encoding allantoinase AllB → MEQLDLLIKARRAILPDGERPAAIGIRNGHITAVTDFEAMPVASKVVTLADDEVLMPGLVDSHVHICEPGNTEWEGFLTATRAAAAGGITTLVDMPLDSVPTTVSLAALAAKRAAAEGQCHVDVGFWGGAIPSNLADLPALHFAGVLGFKSFLCDTGTDDFPHITPRHMKEVMRVVRELGSIFIVHAESNDVLAAVPAVHTCRYSDYLASRPRGAENLAIAEVIEAARVTGARAHVLHLSSADALPMIASAIADGVHLSVETCPHYLVLCAEEIPDGATAAKVGPPVRERSNREKLWDGLRDGTLSMIVSDHSPCTPAMKELDSGDFGAAWGGISSLQLGLPVAWSEARARGHSLVDIASWMALKPAALAGLERKGRLAIGCDADFSIFAPEESFVVEAGTLHHRHRLTPYLGHSLYGAVRQTYLAGRPVDLMGRPRGKLLSRAEAQIAENNANTRKWG, encoded by the coding sequence ATGGAACAGCTCGATCTACTGATAAAGGCGCGTCGCGCCATCCTGCCTGACGGCGAGCGGCCGGCTGCGATTGGTATCCGCAACGGTCACATCACGGCGGTCACTGACTTCGAGGCAATGCCGGTCGCATCGAAAGTCGTCACACTTGCCGACGACGAGGTACTCATGCCGGGCCTGGTCGACTCGCACGTCCATATCTGCGAGCCCGGCAATACGGAATGGGAGGGCTTTTTGACGGCCACGCGCGCCGCCGCCGCCGGGGGCATCACGACTCTTGTCGACATGCCCCTCGACAGTGTCCCAACCACCGTTTCGCTCGCAGCCCTGGCTGCCAAGCGTGCAGCCGCTGAGGGTCAGTGTCACGTCGATGTCGGTTTCTGGGGAGGTGCCATCCCCTCCAACCTTGCCGATCTGCCGGCCCTGCACTTCGCCGGTGTTCTGGGCTTCAAGTCCTTTCTTTGCGATACCGGTACGGATGACTTTCCGCACATTACCCCCCGGCACATGAAGGAGGTCATGCGAGTTGTCCGCGAGCTGGGTTCAATCTTCATCGTGCACGCTGAGAGCAACGACGTCCTGGCTGCCGTTCCGGCAGTCCATACATGCCGCTACAGCGATTATCTGGCATCACGGCCGCGCGGTGCGGAGAATCTCGCTATTGCCGAAGTCATTGAGGCCGCGAGGGTTACTGGGGCTCGAGCGCATGTTCTGCACCTTTCGAGCGCCGACGCGCTGCCGATGATTGCCTCGGCCATTGCCGACGGCGTTCACCTCAGCGTGGAGACCTGCCCTCACTACCTGGTGCTATGCGCGGAAGAGATTCCAGACGGTGCCACCGCCGCCAAGGTCGGCCCGCCGGTGCGGGAGCGAAGCAACCGGGAAAAACTCTGGGACGGTCTGAGAGACGGTACGCTCAGCATGATCGTCTCCGATCATTCGCCCTGTACACCGGCGATGAAGGAACTTGATTCCGGTGATTTCGGAGCTGCCTGGGGCGGCATCTCGTCGCTACAGCTCGGCCTTCCCGTCGCTTGGAGCGAAGCACGCGCACGCGGTCATTCCCTTGTCGACATAGCTTCCTGGATGGCGCTCAAGCCGGCGGCACTGGCCGGCCTTGAGCGAAAGGGACGGCTCGCGATCGGCTGCGACGCCGACTTCTCGATCTTCGCGCCGGAGGAGAGCTTCGTCGTTGAAGCGGGCACGCTCCACCATCGCCATCGCCTGACGCCCTATCTTGGCCATTCGCTCTACGGTGCCGTTCGCCAAACCTATCTCGCGGGCAGGCCTGTCGATCTCATGGGGCGCCCGAGAGGAAAATTGCTCTCCCGCGCGGAAGCGCAAATTGCAGAAAATAACGCCAACACCAGGAAATGGGGCTGA
- a CDS encoding cytosine permease — MSMQNPSNGKEARATETVSAIAEIESILSATEEDIADYTESVVPLEKRRSNFRMLAQFLSMQAVFGTVLVGYGARFQGLTLSQLIISMLIAVAVMSLYCLGSANAGAATGQTHSVMARSVFGTLGSALVSLLLIVNGMAFYLFTVKFVIDITGGLMTLPAVGLVTAVLAFVMIINTYFGFEGVQRFAQYIAVPVILIWGVYATIRAFFATSGDVLAAIPHVDAPTSMIMVTGALVGLSTWGNEPDFFRYAKVGRESLWNLPTIIVSYLVGALLFPVMGYMIAALSNQPDFGQSISYFVNFTMFGSALIGIAVIVINQWAVQDGNLYIAVNGAQNLLSGIRGWRRQYTVVALGLIATVLTFYLPNLQDTFNIVTGIGSTTVPVASTIMAIDLFLLPLLFGIKRPMHRVANWSELGIANWPGVIALAAGTLVGLYTAGLLPMLNTAYIGFPALQSWIVGGVVYIIGVAFVQKHANVKALLGFARI, encoded by the coding sequence ATGAGCATGCAGAACCCATCAAATGGGAAAGAGGCGCGAGCCACTGAGACGGTATCGGCAATCGCCGAAATCGAAAGCATTCTATCAGCGACCGAAGAAGACATAGCGGACTACACCGAGTCCGTCGTTCCATTGGAGAAGCGGCGTTCGAACTTCCGCATGCTGGCGCAGTTCTTGTCCATGCAAGCCGTGTTTGGCACAGTGTTGGTCGGATACGGCGCCCGCTTCCAGGGCCTCACGTTGTCGCAGTTGATCATTTCAATGCTGATCGCCGTTGCGGTGATGAGCCTCTATTGCCTGGGCTCCGCGAATGCTGGCGCTGCCACGGGCCAGACGCATTCAGTAATGGCAAGAAGCGTTTTTGGCACCCTCGGCAGCGCGCTGGTGTCGCTCTTGCTGATTGTCAACGGCATGGCGTTTTATCTGTTCACGGTGAAATTCGTCATCGACATCACCGGCGGACTCATGACGCTGCCTGCGGTCGGGCTGGTCACGGCAGTGCTTGCCTTCGTCATGATCATCAACACCTACTTCGGTTTTGAAGGTGTTCAACGTTTCGCTCAGTACATCGCCGTTCCAGTGATCCTGATCTGGGGCGTCTACGCGACGATCCGCGCCTTCTTTGCCACATCCGGTGATGTTCTCGCGGCGATCCCACATGTCGATGCGCCAACTTCCATGATCATGGTGACCGGCGCTCTCGTCGGCCTGTCGACCTGGGGTAACGAACCGGATTTCTTCCGTTACGCCAAGGTCGGTCGCGAATCCTTGTGGAATTTGCCGACGATCATCGTTTCCTACCTCGTCGGAGCGCTCCTGTTTCCTGTGATGGGCTATATGATCGCGGCGCTCTCGAACCAGCCGGACTTCGGGCAAAGCATCAGCTATTTCGTAAACTTTACAATGTTCGGCAGCGCGCTGATCGGCATCGCTGTCATCGTGATCAACCAGTGGGCTGTGCAGGATGGCAATCTCTACATCGCCGTCAATGGAGCTCAGAACCTGCTTTCCGGTATCCGCGGCTGGCGGCGGCAATATACCGTCGTCGCACTCGGCCTGATCGCGACCGTCCTTACATTCTACCTGCCGAACTTGCAGGATACCTTCAACATTGTCACGGGGATCGGCTCGACGACGGTTCCGGTCGCGAGCACGATTATGGCGATCGACCTTTTCTTGTTGCCCTTGCTGTTCGGTATCAAGCGGCCAATGCACCGCGTCGCCAATTGGAGCGAACTGGGCATTGCCAACTGGCCCGGCGTTATCGCACTCGCCGCGGGAACACTGGTTGGCCTCTATACCGCTGGACTGCTGCCAATGCTGAACACCGCCTACATCGGTTTTCCGGCTCTTCAATCATGGATTGTCGGCGGCGTGGTCTACATCATCGGCGTGGCATTTGTACAGAAGCATGCCAACGTGAAGGCCCTGCTCGGCTTCGCCCGGATCTGA